In the Chloroflexota bacterium genome, CGCGGATACATTAACAAGATCGGCGGAGAGGTTCTTCGCTGCCAACTCAAATGAGGAGCGCGTGCGGGTACTGGCTTCATAGAACATGTTGACAATAGTCTTGCCGCGTAATGTCGGCACCCGCCGGATCGGTCGGGACAGAATTTCCGTCATGGCGGAGGTAGTCTCCAGCAGGAGCATGATTTCCTCGGACGAGTAGTCATCGAGATCGAGGAGGTCTCTATGCGCCAGAGGCATCTAGGCGTCCTCCTGCGGTGTGGAGACTAAGACAATCTCGTCCATGCCGTCGGTTTCCAAGAGGTGTAGTTCTATTTCCTCCACACGAGATGTAGGAACATTCTTACCCACATAGTCGGCGCGAATTGGCAACTCACGGTGACCGCGGTCGATGAGTACGGCAAGCTGGATCGAACGCGGACGGCCGAAGTCCATTACCGCATCCATGGCAGCGCGAATCGTACGTCCTGTATAGAGAACGTCATCGACGAGGACGACGTGCTTCTCTGTGAGATCCACGGGAATTTGCGTCTCGCGCACGTTAGGGCGAAAGTGCTCGCGCTCGAGGTCGTCGCGGTAAAGGGTGATGTCCAGCCGGCCGACCGGGACGGCTACTTCCTCATGGGCCTCAATGCTGCCGGCAAGCCGCCGGGCCAGCGGCGCGCCCCGGGCTTGAATGCCAACCAATACAATGTCTTCAGCGCCGCGGTTGTGCTCCACGATTTCATGGGCGATGCGCGAGAGCGCGCGGCGAATCTCTGCCGCTTGGAGTAGGACTTTCCCCGAAGCCGTCATATGCTCCTCGTCGCCAGTAGGCGGCATAGCGCCGGTCATGTGCTCCGTGCTCTACGCACAAAAAAACTTCCTGCCTGCAGGCAGGCAAGAAGCATCCAAGTATATCTGGGCCCCTCTTACCTGCCTCGCGGGACGGGTTTAAAGAGAAGTTTTCTTCAGTCTAGAATAACAGACATCGCCAGCCTGTGCAATTGGCCAGAAGCAAGTGAGAACTTGCGGTAGCAACAACCATAA is a window encoding:
- the pyrR gene encoding bifunctional pyr operon transcriptional regulator/uracil phosphoribosyltransferase PyrR — its product is MTASGKVLLQAAEIRRALSRIAHEIVEHNRGAEDIVLVGIQARGAPLARRLAGSIEAHEEVAVPVGRLDITLYRDDLEREHFRPNVRETQIPVDLTEKHVVLVDDVLYTGRTIRAAMDAVMDFGRPRSIQLAVLIDRGHRELPIRADYVGKNVPTSRVEEIELHLLETDGMDEIVLVSTPQEDA